The nucleotide sequence tgtgtatagaaatcattctctcgatacataacattcacatcaattggtggcaattatcgtatccacataattcaatggtggcaattattatgtccacataattcaacggtggcaattatcatgtccacataattcaatggtggcaattatcatgtccacataattcaataataatccgcagaacttctgtctgcataataattcattcgaggaatgttttgcttgtgtctatctcatcaaacatttataaaagcatttcatgtattcgcagttcaaaacatattttaagagcatttaatagagcagttgtaaaaatagcgcatgtattctcagtcccaaaaatgtaaagagtaaaagggaatcaaatgaactcacctaatgtattttgtagtaaaaatacatatgactatattgaacaactgaacaatgcagggttgacctcgtattcacgaacctatctcatttatatatattaacacacataaatgtaatcgaacaaatttatatatcgaTTTTAGCGATATAATTGTTTTATGCTTCGTTAGTtcctttattaatattaataaaaataatttgttattaaggtagtttaataatttatttataaaaataagaaCTTTACATTAGTGtctttatgataaaaatatatagtttaattaataatattttattgttagaatatagtaatatgtaatattgatataattgtaaaaaaaaatatctatttgtaataatactaataagaatgataataataataataatgattgtaatactaatattaatattaatttttaaaatgataattttaataaagataataacaataacctttataataatgatgataatattaattttatgaatgatactaataattatattttttatatttgtaatatcctaataattataataataattaatgataataataataataataatactaataataataataataataataataataataataataataataataataataataataataataataataataataataagtatactaccttaaagaatagtttcctaaaaagatgtcgcagcccgggctcgaactcacgacctctcacTTCCCAAACAAATCTCTAAACCATTGAACTATTACTGTTTTCCTGACTTAAACCCATATGAATTATTTATACCCCGTATTATTTTGGCACATTAGCATATCTCCGGCCCATCAGTAAAATCCTAAATCTAAATGAAGCCCAATCCATATTCCTATAATTTGATCTGTATCGAACTAGATTACTTCAATTATCTCGGTTCATCATCATCACCGATATTACCTCTAACAATCCGTAACCCTAGTCATCATCATTATATCTTTAAACCCCATCCTTTTATATCATCATCCTTCACCTTTTCATTGATCTATTAAAACATTGAGACCTAGTGTGAGCATTAATTGCAACAGGAGGTTTGAGCAAAAGAAAAAAATAACGAAGCATAAAATAATAGAAGCTTTATTTTATACTTGTTAATTAATGGATTGTGGGATGGGACTAGTTGTTTGTTGACTGTTGGCCACAAAATTTCTATCACACACCACTTGCATAACCCTTTGAACCAATCCACTATCAAACCGAAAAGCACATAGTATTCGGTTGATTTTGGGTAGTGTAATGAGTGTGTGATTCTTTAATTATTTGAGAAGGGGTCAATATGATACCCACTCAATCTATATAATATATCGTAAACAAAGACCACTTGCACCTATAATCTTTCttgcatacatgtataataatagctCACTTGTTGTTGGATCGACACAAGAAGAAAATAGTAGCAAAGTTGCTAATTTTTAATGGTGGTGGTCGACGGATGTTTCACAGCAACGAATAACAGGAAAAAGAAATCCATGCTTTAAAGTTGTTGTTCTTGAGCATAATCAGGTAGACCTGAGTAACACATTTGTTATTATTTACAATGGTTGAAAGATGGTTCTCGATTACAAGAGGGTGAAGATTTTAAGTGATGATAGTTCAAATAAGAAAAGTGATTATAGGTGGAAGAGGAGGTGGTAGATAGGGTTGAAGGTGGCGGTTTGTTGTCGAATGGAAGCAGTAAATGGTGATTGTATGGGTGACTTTAAGGTGGTGGTGCTTCGGGTGTTCACGCCCAATAAACAGAAACGAAAGAAGTAACGTAGcagaaaataattaaataaataacgataatgatggTGGTGGTTTCGTGGTTTTGATGGGTGTTGAAGCTCGACCAAGACAGTAGCAACAAACAGTCGACTTTTATGGTGGTCCGGGACTCGTCGAACAACAGCTAAGTCGAGTGGGTCTTCGGTCTGGGGCTCGGAAACTGAACACAGTAGCAGCAGCAAATAATCGACTCATAACTACATGGTTTGATCATGAGGGATGTTGTAGACTTAATGTTTAGAGAACAAGAATCTAAAGTGGTTCAGTTTTGTTTTGAGATTGACTAAAGTCGATTTGTGTGAGGTGTTGAGCACTCACGAGGAAGAAGAAGATGGGTGTTGATGTTTTAAGACGTGGCAGTTTAGTGATGTTTAGAGGTGCTCACGGTGGTAGCATGGTGACGAAGAAAGGAGAAAACAAGGTGGTGATTTGTTGTATGGTTTGAGCTGCAAACCATGAACGATGTTCGGGTTTTGTTTTGGGATGTTTGTGATTGAGGTTTGATAATGGAAGGTCGACTGTTATCAATTAACACTGAATGTGATTGCTTATAATATGAATTGAGGTTGACAGAATGATTCCCTCAGGAAGATAAAACAAATAGCAAAAGAAAAATAAACAGATAAAGATATCGATCGTTAACAGCTTCTTGGATTATTCCCTTGGTTGTATTGTGATTGGTACTAATTTTGGAAATCAAAAATAGTATGATAGCAATGTGAAACAAATTTGAGACACAAACAAATTCATTTACAAGCAGATAGTGATGGACAATGAATTGTAACAAACTATAAGCGTAATTTATTTGTCATTGTAATTCtgttttaaatccttaattattataaatttactGATTATGTTATTaaattaaacatactgatttgtatATTTAATCAGTATATAATacatacatgtgtatatatatacatattagtatATAACTGTAATTATAtagctacatatatatatatatatatatatatatatatatatatattgtataatataactaatcttattaatttataaatataactataatattaatactcttaatgttataattaataataataaccatttagaatgaaaataataatattattgaaaataataatatctataagatttataataatattattattaaagataataatattaaatactaaataatactaatattattaatgatagtaataatgaattgtatcattttaataataataataatacaataatacttaataatgatattactagtaataactttaataacaacaatatatatttctaatttatatttcaaattattattatatattcatatattcaaatatatatgtatttgattacaaatattggttcgtgaatcgtagggcacagtcaaagggtaattgattacatgaatataattcaaagtttttgagactcaacattatagactttgcttatcgtgtcgcaaacatataaagattaagtttaaatttggtcggaaattcccgggtcatcacactttacattactttacttatcattttgaacataaacactgcacacatcaagtttgagttgaattggttgatcatagttaatcaagtttagtgatcaatcaaaaaagttttaaaaacgtattaagtaactattcacccccatcTAGTTACTTACAAAATTGATAAACTTGTCTAGTTATTGAAAGATAATATAGATTGGTTGAATTGCATGCATGAaactagtgtaattagacttatttGATAAACaatcaattgagtaggtaattgtgaacCTAAAAAGGGACACCAATTTATCATTCATTTGAATCACCATCTTGAGTAATTAGTTTGGTTGATTGTGTTCTTAAGAAGTGCGAGGGAAACCATCGTTATCAACATACACTTTCATGATAATTAGTATCTAAGTGAGGGACGGCACTAGCTTATCTTAGTTGATCTTAATAAAAGTAATCCGGATCCTAAagaattgaatctaagtgaatacTCATGTCTCATTGAATTCGTATTTGTTAAATATGTGTTTCTTAGTTTATTTAGTCTTAAAATCAAACTCCTTCAATTGTTACTTAGAATAATTACTAGTTTTAAATTCTTAAATTCAACTGCTCCATGTGGACAAACCTGAACTTACTAAATAATTTATTACATTGATCGGGATTAGTTAGTTGATTCGTGTGTTAAAATCATTTAGTTTAGTGCACTTAATTTATGTGTGTTTTACCATATCACATGTCTtgcaataatcaataatcaataaacTTGCACTAATTGTAACTTAATCAGTTTACAAAGATTATAATTCAAAAGGCATAAGCATTACAAATTTAAAAACAACATAAACTTGAATGAATAAAACATACATTAATTGTTCACGGAAAAAATAAAGTTAAGGATACTAGTCGcgcatgttgatgatgatgaacatgatgttttgatgaagatgcatgaagaacaAGCATTGAATCCTTGAAACAATGATGATTTTGATGTTAGGGTTGATGTTTGATGCTCAAAAACTGAATAGAAGGGTGATAAAATTCGTAGCCCTAGGGTATATTATTTATAGATGTACCCAATCTTTTTGCCTAACCAGACCGTAATATTACATCAAGAATTGTTTAGTCTTGATCTTTTTGTGGTTGACCGTAAATTATGGCTGCATGACCGTAGTTTACGGCCTTTGCTGAATTTGTGCCTTTTTACTTTGTTTCAACTCGTTTTCTTTCATTTGTATTTAAACTTCATCTTTCACTAAAACTTCATAAAATCTTCTGTATAACTAAACAATCTTCAACAAATAACAATGAAAATGAGTGTAAAATATTGAACGATCACCTTGAGAAATTGATCACTTTGTTCCACCATTGGGTCATACCTGACTAAAACTATATAAGAAATTTACATCGCTATTCTTATTTAGTTGAGATTGATACATTTTTTCGCCATTCACCATCCGAAATCCGAGAAAATCAGAATTCCGTGAGTCCCCGTCGGCATTCCAAGCCCAACGTGGTGTTTTGGACGTTAGGTTTTGCTGATTTTGAGTCTTTTTATTAGTTTTCCATTCTTTTTTCTTATTGGTCCACCTACTTTTGAACACAAAAATGAACGCTAAACTACTATTCTACTATTTTCACTTTAAAGTTCCACAAGAATTTCGAAAAGAACTTTGAGTTGACGTGTCATCactcctagtatatatatatatatatatatatatatatatatatatatatatatatatatatatatatatatatatatatatatatatatatatatatatatatatatatatattgagaggatccagtgagaacttttttagtgtgaaaactctaggaactccaaaaacacttcaaatatactaaaattcgagcaaaaaaggtgcaAGGGCGagcaaaaaaaaaagaaattcgagcaaaaatcaaaaacacggacgaacaaaaaaatcaTGGTCGAgcaaaaaaatttttatttttttttcaaaatgtagaacacatttttgttcgaatatcaacatTTTTGTTCTACTAcccgtgtgttctacattttttgctcgactatcaaaatgtagaacacaaaaatTGTTCGCCCACCTTTTTTTTTTCCGAATATATATGAAATTGAACTATTAATTGTGCAACTCTAAAAGAAATATGTATTAATTTGAGAACGAGTATTAATCCTTAATACCCTTGATAATGTTTTAAGTTTTAGCCCTTCTTCTTTCCAAACCCCTAGCTTAACAAATAAAACTGTATTTTTGTTCCAAAACCCTATTTCTAATTTGATTTAGGTTAAATGGGTTAAGAAATTTTGTTCAAAGAATTTGTTGTTTCGTCATCTCAATGAATCGATACGAGATGATATATATAAGGCAAATCTCATTACGTTTTACATGTGTGTATTAGACTATTTTAATTTTATATGTACAAATACACACTGTTATATATGTTCGTGTATGATATTATATTGTATCCTCTATCTCCGATTTAAAGTTTTAAATTTAAACACCATAGAAACCGCATTACCTACTCAATGCCAATTTCTTATTTAGGGTTTGAAGAATGAAAATCGAAAGAAGACTTGATATAgatttggttatatatatatttttcaaagGAAACGCCTTTGCTTAATTTATCAACTATAAATAATATGGAGCAGATCAAAGAATTCTTCTTGAAATGGTTGATACAATGAGCAGCTAATCGAGTTTCtttaaattgatttttttttttgcggcgttaattataaataatgtaaatTTTTGTCAAGCTAAAGGGAAATTTGCCCAAATAcatttttttataaagttttatttcaaaatacacattttaaaaaaaaattgtctatttacaccattaggtcgaccacCCTTTGGGTCGACTACCTCTTCCTTTGACCTGGTCGACCACCACAAATTTCAATGTGGTCGACCCACATTCTTTGTAAGAGATGGTCGACTACTTCAAAAAACACGGTCGACCACGAGGTCGACCATATTTGCATTGTAGTCGACCAACATGTATGTCGACTAAGCATAAAAGCACTCTTTTATTGGATAAGATATATCAGATAACATATCTAACTTATTATTAAACCACAAAGACTTAAACACACGAAATAGAAAACATACAAACACACATACCTATCATCCATGACAGTTAAACACATTTAAAACTTTAAAAAGAAGCTAATCATCACTCAAATTGTAAGTCGATTCAAATTGTGTTGAGCATGAGTCTTCACGTTTTCCCTTCCCCTTCCCCTTTACCATCCCCTTGGGCTTTGCCTTCGTTTTTTACTTACACTTGGACTTTTGTGTACTTTCAGATAGATCATAATGTGCGGTGCAATTGATCTAGTGTGTCCTGGTTCCAAACAACGACTGCATTTTCTTTTATATTTGAAATTGCCTTTGTCTTCTCCTTAGGACGGTATACGAGCAGTACTCTTCGGTCTACCTAATTGTCGTTTTGTAACCAATGGCGGTCCGACGGTTTGTAGTTGTCCTGGATCTATCCATTCAGAAATATGATCTAGCGGGTTAATGTCTTCCATGTATGCAGACTTGTACGTTTCAGTGTGGAAATACTTCTGAACATGTGTAGTAACATCACGTAAGACAAAATACCATGCTACTGCCATTACATGTCCACAAGGTAGAACGAAAAACTGCCATTGTTTACATGTGCAAGTTTTATCTTGTAGATTGACTTTACCGCCTTTTTTATATCCATTACCTCAAACTTAACTTGTGATATCGGTTTGACAGTCCAAGTAAGAGACTTGCGATTTCTTTTACCCAGCTTACGCTCTGCATATGGTGTGACAGGTGTTGTTAAACCATCAGCAGTGTTTCGATGTTCCCAAAACCATTGTTGAACTGAAGCTCTAAAGAATTCAAGAAGCATTGTAACAGGGAGTTTCCTCGCATGAACTGACAGCGCGTTCATGGACTCTGCACTATTAGTAGTCAGGTAAGCATACCGAACACGATCTGCATGATGTCTAGACCATCTGTTGAGGCCAACAGTAGTGAGTGTACGTGCACTGTCTGGAATACGTCGTGATAGTATACCATAGTGGTGATCAAAATCAGATTTTCTATACGCTTTGCACATTTTCCAGTAGTGCCACTCGTAACTTTTAACCCTTTTAGACACACTTTTGAGGTTTCCCAACAAATGTCTAGCACATAGTGCATGAAATACTTCTGAAAATACAATTGATATGCCAGCAGCTATTGCAGGTGCCCTGTCAGATATAATGGTAAGAAACACCCCGAAGACTGTAGAGAGTCTCTTAGATTACCAAAAAACCATGTCCAATGATCGGTGGTCTCTCCTGCTCCAATACCGTAGGCTAATGGAAGGATTCCATTGTTAGCATCCATAGTGACAACAATCAAGTTAGTCCCCAAGTAACGACTTTTTAAATGAGACCCATCGATTTTGATTACTGGTCGTGCATAGTTAACAAACGAACGTGTCTACATATAAAAGTATTGGTACATTGTTAATGAATACGAGTTAAATTAATAAGTAAATGAAGAGAGCATTAAACATACCGCTGCACCAATGGACATGTAACTCATAACAAATCTGCCTTCGTTGTCCGTTCGAATGTTAGTTACACTACTTGGGTTAGACAATCTAAGATTATATAGATAATTAGGTAGTACTTGAAAGGAATCTTCAAGACTACCCCTCTACATCTCAATTGCGTAACATTTGGCTTTCCATGCTTGGTGGTATGATAGACTAATTTTAAATCGCGCAGACATATCAGTCCTGATATCATTCGGTCGATAGACACGACCTTCTTGTTTCATCACTTCTTTCAGTATATTCCCTAGGGCCTTCTTGGTGGCATGCCTATTGTTTGGAAGAATTTGCGTATTTGGGCAGGTGTGTAGATCATTCAACTTCCGTACTTGAAAGTTGTTGCTATCTTGTATACACCTAGCAGTAATTTGCCATGAACAATTTGGTGATATACATGTAGTTGTATACCTTAACTTGTTTGAGTACTTTGGTTTTATCTGGAACCCTTCAGTAACACACTTTGTACGTAATTGCATAAGAAAATCTTCCTTGTTTTCGAAAGTCTGATTCAATTCAACTAGATCTGAGGTTTCATAGATTGTCATTGATCTAGGTTTCATTTCGGGTTGGGTGTTAGACAGTAACGGTGGCATGTTCCAAAATATATCATCTGGTTAGGGATTATACTTAATTGGCTGGTCATAAGTTGATTTTTGATCGACGTATTCATCTTCGTATTCATCATCACTATCACGAACATCATCCTCATCAACTATGTAGTTAGAAAAAGGGTGTTTTGTTGGTTTGACTGGATTCACAATTTTCATATCATCATGCTCGGATTCGCTTTGATCAGATGTAGGTAGGCCAACGATGTAAGGATCTTCCTTTTCTTCAACTTGTGGTTGTTTTGGGTTCAACATATTGGTGTAATGTATTTGTTGGTTGATTTCATCTGTAGTTTGATTTTGTAAGTTGAACTGATTTACAGATTGATTTTGTAGGTTGAAATGATTTGTGTATGGATGTGTATGGTGGTACTAAACATTGTACGGGTTGAAAAGGTTGAACTGATTGTCAGTTTGGTGTTCTAGGTTGTACTGATTGATGGATGACTGTTGTAGATTGAACTGATTATTGTATGgatgttgtaggttgaactgattattggatggatgatgtaggttgaattgattattggatggatgatgtaggttgtactgattattgtaaggatgttgtaggttgaactgattattggtcGGATGTTGTAGGTTTAACTGATTATTGTATTGTTATTGTAGGTTGAAGTGATCAGTAGGATTAGTAAGGTTTTGACCTAAAACATGCATTGAATTCGTAATATCTTCTAGATATATGTGAACGGGTTGATTTGAGATGGCGAAATTCATAAAATCAttaaaatcatcttcatcatcattgatATCCAGGACACAGTTATCGACAACGTATTTCATagatataactaaatcttgtgaaaCATCGATCTTTTTTAACACATTTTTTTAACAAAATCGTACGATTTAAGGGTTTGTTTGGCGCGATTGGAAGTTTCAAAGGTATTCTGGGAcaattaatgtagtgacccgaacttttccatgtttatatatatatatatatatatatatatatatatatatatatatatatatatatatatatatatattaaatgaaattgttatttacatgattaagtgtttccaacatgttaagcaatcaaacttgttaagacttgattaattgaaataagtttcatatagacaattgaccacccaagttgaccggtgattcacgaacgttaaaacttgtaaaaactatatgatgacatatatatggttatatatatagttaacatgatattatgataagtaaacatatcattaagtatattaacaatgaactacatatgtaaaaacaagactactaacttaattattttgaaacgagacatatatgtaacgattatcgttgtaacgacatttaatgtatatatatcatattaagagatattcgtacatcataatatcatgataatataataatttaaaatctcatttgatattataaacattgggttaacaacatttaacaagatcgttaacctaaaggtttcaaaacaacacttacatgtaacgactaacgatggcttaacgactcagttaaaatgtatatacatgtagtgttttaacatgtattcatacacttttgaaagactttaagacacttatcaaaatacttctacttaacaaaaatgcttacaattacatcctcgttcagtttcatcaacaattctactcgtatgcacccgtattcgtactcgtacaatacacagcttttagatgtatgtactattggtatatacactccaatgatcagctcttagtagcccatgtgagtcacctaacacatgtgggaaccatcatttggaaactagcatgaaatatctcataaaattacaaaaatatgagtaatcattcatgacttatttacatgaaaacaaaattacatatcctttatatctaatccatacaccaacgaccaaaaacacctacaaacactttcattcttcaattttcttcatctaattgatctctctcaagttctatcttcaagttctaagtgttcttcataaattctacaagttctagtttcataaaatcaagaatactttcaagtttgctagcttacttccaatcttgtagagtgatcatctgtaacatcccattttcctcgaatatgacttaaggtgcgtaattaACCTCGTGTACTTCTATTATTACATCTATGaacgtttattttagtttaattGTTGAAAATGTAGAAAAATGGTTTGATCAGACATCCTGTCGCGTTTTGGGAGGTTCCATCGCGTTCTGGTctgtcgcggaacgcgacaaaACTGGCTGGAACGCGACAGCTTCAAATATCCCCAACCTGTCCCCTTTATAGCGTTTGGGTAGTGTATGTCGCGTTTTGGGTGTCGCGTAACGCGACAGACTGTCACAAAACGcgacagatgtcgctgtttgacaTTTTTGGCCcaattaaatggcatcttttgggggtgttttggtcttttcacttatcaaaggttttagatctagaaaactgataaatgagttatcataactcatttaacacatcttcacctacaccacattcaatttagagagagagatagttagggtttagtgagagaaagctcacttggagaagaaggagaccaaatctcacccgaatccaagttttaaagttgttccctacgtctctagctacgttgtgattgtattggtaagtcttaactctatgttttgagttttattttgtttaagctagggtttggttcatgtggggtttgtatgacccatttgagggatgAATGGGTGGATCTtaggttagattgttgaaaggaaaccctaatagccacaatctaaggttttggccttgtgatttgaggttgtaagtgtcaattggtgttgttagtcactaatgcactttaagatttatgaaagaagtgttaatgggtaagtttgacttgattgtgagtctaagtaatataaaatgggtcacaatgtactagttgacctaattagatgaaatgggtatggattaccctaagttttgtgttaattgaagttaatagactttaattcactagtcttagtgattaaggtcgagacttggccatttatgggcggttgtgggtagttgagtcatttaatgcaaattgggacattaaatgctcaagtgagagtattgtggttaatcccactagttgtgaaattgaatgtgcacttaatgatttaggtacattgcattaaAGCTCAGAAGAactagatcatcatccttgtgacaaggtgagtagaataattatatgtgtatgtatataatttatttacttgtggtgtgtgggtttaaagttcggtgttgacgataccataccctagagtatattatgttgtggatgagggtttaaagttcgttgttgacgatacctcatacgtatggaattaaagttcgatgttgacgatgccatacgactattgtagtgagttgatgagggtttaaagttcaatgttgacgatacctcatatgtgggtttaaagttcggtgttgacgataccacattaatgtaggcgaatggggtttaagttcgatgttgacgataccattcgtttggctagccttgagatcttgagcactttggatgttgtgaacatcatcgttatacttgtattttagcatgATGTGTCattgtgttatatgctatcgttatactagtcttgttatcgtggtgcttagcgttatacatgtgaaaggtatgctaattatgtaactagtatgtatgcggatttggtaagtgtttgcaagtaagtaggttatatatatgtatgtataattgttgcactcactaagccttgcttaccctctcgttgtttaccattttataggttccggcttggacaagggtaagggcatacgtttggactagtggtctcccgcttacgttgtcggggggtgcttttggtgttagcttttgaagttggcctaacgttttgggtagtttagccccaaaccatgctcaagtgtcaTTTGgaatataaactatcatttgttgttggttaaacttgtatcacattcgttaataggcctttgtgcctttttgtaaacatttaaactcgtaatatgttttgacgaatcgtgtggaataggttacatatttaattggcgtgcaaaggtgtattatattttaaataaaaaaattatcgtacggagtacgggttgggttgtttcaagtggtatcagagcatggtctaagggatttaggcgacttgagataggtgcctagacttgggcttta is from Rutidosis leptorrhynchoides isolate AG116_Rl617_1_P2 chromosome 10, CSIRO_AGI_Rlap_v1, whole genome shotgun sequence and encodes:
- the LOC139872761 gene encoding uncharacterized protein translates to MDANNGILPLAYGIGAGETTDHWTWAPAIAAGISIVFSEVFHALCARHLLGNLKSVSKRVKSYEWHYWKMCKAYRKSDFDHHYGILSRRIPDSARTLTTVGLNRWSRHHADRVRYAYLTTNSAESMNALSVHARKLPVTMLLEFFRASVQQWFWEHRNTADGLTTPVTPYAERKLGKRNRKSLTWTVKPISQVKFEVMDIKKAVKSIYKIKLAHKYFHTETYKSAYMEDINPLDHISEWIDPGQLQTVGPPLVTKRQLGRPKSTARIPS